Part of the Flavobacterium sp. MDT1-60 genome, GATTACGTTTTGGCAGGTTACGGAACGGGTGCTGTAATGGCGGTTCCTTGTGGAGACGAGAGAGATTACGCTTTTGCGAATTTCTTTAATGGTCAAAACGGAATGGCGGAAATCAAAAATATTTTTGCAAATGTTGATATTTCTGAAGCGGCATACGGTTCAAAAGACAATGTTGTAATCGCCAATTCTGATTTCTTAAACGGATTAAATTACAAAGAAGCAACTCAGGCTGTAATTACAGCTTTAGAAAAAATAGGACAAGGAAGCGGAAAAACAAATTACCGTTTGCGTGATGCTGTTTTCTCTCGCCAGCGTTATTGGGGAGAGCCTTTTCCTGTTTATTATGTAAACGGATTGCCAAAAATGATTGATGCACAGCATTTGCCAATCATTTTGCCTGAAGTTGAGAAGTATTTACCAACCGAAGATGGTTTGCCTCCGTTAGGAAATGCAGCTGTTTGGGCTTGGGATTCAAAAAACAATAAAGTTGTCAATACAGATTTAGTAGACAATGTGACGATTTTTCCTTTAGAATTGAACACTATGCCTGGTTGGGCGGGAAGTTCATGGTATTGGATGCGTTATATGGATGCACATAATGAGGACAAATTTGCTTCCGCGGAAGCATTAAAATATTGGGAAAGTGTGGATTTATACATTGGAGGAAGCGAGCATGCAACCGGACATTTATTGTATTCTCGTTTCTGGAATAAATTCTTAAAAGACAAAGGTTTTGCACCGACTGAAGAACCATTCAAAAAACTGATTAATCAGGGAATGATTTTGGGAACTAGTGCTTTTGTTTATAGAATTGAAGGAACAAATAGTTTTGTTTCTAAAAATAAAATTGGAGATCATAAAGTACAGCCAATTCATGCTGATGTTTCAATGGTTAATTCTTCTGATGAATTAGATGTCGAAAAATTCAAAGCCTGGAGAGAAGATTATGCTGATGCGGAATTTATTACAGATGATAACGGAAAATACATTGTAGGCCGTGAAGTCGAAAAAATGTCGAAATCAAAATATAATGTTGTAACTCCGGATGATATTTGTGCTGAATATGGTGCTGATACATTGCGTTTGTACGAAATGTTTTTAGGTCCGTTAGAACAGGCAAAACCTTGGAATACGGCTGGAATTTCCGGAGTATTTGGTTTCTTGAAAAAACTTTGGCGTTTGTATATCGATGAGAATAATGGTTTAATCGTAAACAATGACGAAGCAACTAAAGACAACTTAAAATCATTACATAAAACCATCAAAAAAGTAGCGGAAGATATCGAGAATTTCTCTTTCAACACTTCAGTTTCTCAGTTTATGATTTGTGTGAACGAATTGTCATCTCAAAATTGTCATTCAAGAGCGATTTTAGAGCCATTAGCAATTTTGGTTTCGCCATATGCACCACATATTGCTGAAGAATTATGGGCACAATTGGGTCATACAACTTCAATTGCAACAGTTGATTTCCCTGTTTTTGATGCGAAACATTTAGTAGAAAGCAGTAAAGAATATCCAGTTTCTTTCAACGGAAAAATGCGTTTCACTATCGAATTGCCTTTGGATTTAACCGCAGCGCAAATCGAAGAAATCATTATGAAAGACGAAAGAACATTAAAACAATTAGATGGTAAAACACCAAATAAAGTGATTATTGTTCCTGGGAAGATCATCAATTTGGTTGGATAAACAAATAAATTTCAAATATTAAAAATTCCAAATTCCAAATTCCAAATTCCAAATTCCAATTTTACGATTGGGGTTTGGGATTTTTTTTGCGTCTATTTTTTGTCACGGCTCAAGCGATAGCGACAGACGAAGTAAATTTGTGGCTAAAAAAAAACATCCTCAATTGGAATTTGGAATTTTCATATTTGGAATTTAATTTAAAATTAGGATGTCATTTTGGCATTTTAGAAAAATGGTTCGTAAATTGTAGAATATTAAAAAAGCATATTCTAAAAACAATTTAAAAAATATAAAAACATGGGAAGTGGATATTTAATTATTGCCGGAGCAATTATGTTGTTCAGTTGGCTCGTGAGTTCAAAGTTAAAGAGCAAGTTTGAGTTATATTCTAAACTGCAATTAAGAAACGGAATGAGTGGTGCCGAAATTGCTGAAAAAATGCTAGCAGATAACGGAATTAGAGATGTTCGTGTAATCTCGACTCCGGGTCAGTTAACAGATCACTACAATCCGTCAGATAAAACAGTTAATTTAAGTGAGGCGGTTTACAATCATCGCAACGCTGCTGCTGCTGCAGTTGCAGCGCACGAGTGTGGCCACGCAGTTCAACATTCGATAGGATATGAATGGCTAACAATGCGTTCTAAGTTAGTACCGATTGTTAGTGTAGCATCTAATTATGTACAATGGATTTTGTTAGCAGGAATCTTAATGATGAGGGCTTTCCCGCAATTGTTATTAATCGGAATAATCATTTTTGCTGCAACAACATTATTTACAATCATTACTTTGCCTGTAGAATATGATGCAAGCAACAGAGCATTGGCCTGGTTGGAAAATAAGCACATGCTGACACAAGAAGAGCAGGCGGGAGCAAAAGATGCCTTAAAATGGGCCGCAAGAACTTATGTAGTAGCGGCAATTGGTTCTATTGCGACGTTACTGTACTATATTTCGATTTATTCAGGGAACAGGAGAAACTAATTTGATAATTAGTCAATTAGAAAATTTTACGGTAAACCCCGACAGATTTTGAAATCTGTCGGGGTTTGTTTTTATTTAGCTTCATTTAATTTTAAGAGAATAAAAAGTAAAACCCAAAGTCCTGCAAGCGTGAAAATAGAATATAAATATTGTTTTTCTTCAGATTTATATAATTTGTAAAAAAGGGCAATGGTATAAATTATACTTATTGGAATTGCGAGAAGAAATAAAACAGCACCCATTCCAGGAGCACACGGACCGCCTGGGTCAATTTCAGCATAAATGAAAGTGATTATGAAATACACTGTAAAAAAGAATATCGTTTTGTATTCAGATCTAATATTTATCATGCAGTTTTAATTATCTAATTGACACATTATCTCATTAAAGCTGAATCTGCCTGTCAATTTGCTGATCCAATGAAATAAAAGTTTCCGTTCTTGAAACCCCTTCAATAGCCTGAATTTTGGTGTTCAAAAGCTGCATTAAATGCTCATTATCACGGCAAATAATTTTAATCAAAACCGACCAGTTTCCGGTAGTATAATGACATTCTAAAACTTCTGGAATTTTTTTTAAGTCTTTTACAGCTTCAGAATTTCTGGAAGCTTTGTCCAAATAAATTCCGATAAATGCCATAGTGTTATAACCTAAAACTTTTGGGTTTACAGTAAATTTTGATCCAGAAATTACACCCGATTGTTCCAGTTTTTTCAAACGCTGATGAATTGCCGCTCCGGAAATGCCTATTTTATTAGCAATTTGTAAAATAGGTTTTCGGGCATCATCCATTAAGTAACGAAGAATTTCTTTGTCGATACCGTCAATTTCAATTATAAGGGAGTTGATTTTCATGAATTGTAATTTGAAACTAATTTAGTTGTTTGGGTTTTAGTTAGAAATCAAATGTACTCAAAATGCTGTAAAAAAGAAAATTCCAATGTTTGAAACTCCAAACATACTAACTTTGATCTTGTGAGGTTAATATCAGAAATCAATCATATTGGATAGCCCGCGGTTTCAACCGTGGCAGACGGATTGCGATAAAAATTTGTGATAAAAAATTTTGCTTCAACTACGGATACCGACGACAATATCAAGGTTTGAGGGTGTTGTTAAAGTTTTATCTAAAAAAGAAAAATTCCAAATCTCAACAGAAAGTTGGAATTTGGAATTTTCAATATTGTAATTTAAAAAGAATTTATTTTCCTTTGTTTGCTTCACTAATGTATTTTTCTAAAGCCATTGTCATAGAAGGTGTTTCAGGTGTTGGAGCAAGAATGTCAATTCTTAAGCCATAATCTAAAGCTTCTTTTTGAGTTGTGCTTCCAAAAACAGCAATTCTGGTCTCGTTTTGTTTAAAGTCCGGGAAGTTTTTAAATAAAGATTTAATTCCGGTTGGACTAAAAAATGCTAAAACGTCATAATAAACATCAGCCAAATCAGATAAGTCACTCATTACAGTTTTGTAAAAAATAGCCTGAGTCCAATCTACTTTTAAGTTGTTTAATGTAATAGGTGCATCTGCATTTAATTGATCAGAAGCTGGTAACAAGAATTTTTCATCCTTGTATTTTTTAATAAGAGGGGATAAGTCTGCAAAATCTTTTGCTCCCACATAAATTTTACGCTTTCTGTACACTACATATTTTTGCAGGTAAAACGCAACAGCTTCAGATTGACAAAAATACTTCAATCCTTCTGGGACTTTGTAACGCATTTCATCAGCCACTCTAAAAAAATGATCTACAGCATTTCGACTTGTTAAAATGATCGCAGTGTAATGATTAAGATCGATTTTTTGTAATCGAATCTCTTTTGCGCTAACCCCTTCCACATGAATAAATGGTCTGAAATCAATTTTTATTTTGTGTTTTTGTTGGAGCTCAAAGTAAGGAGAATTCTCCACTTTAGGTTCAGGCTGTGACACCAAAATTGTTTTCACTTTCATATTATAAACATTTTCTAAGCACTCCCTTTTGTAATCCAATAATAGAGAAAATAATAAGGCGCTATTTCAAGTGCGCAAAGATATAAAATAAAATAAAATAACTTGCTGAATATTACATTTTGATATGTTTTAATCGAAATAAAATAAGAGTAGAGGCTTAGACACAGCGAAACGCCTATGATTACTAGAGGAATGATTTGCGGAATATTGTCATAATAGAACAAAACGGCATTGATAGGCAGAATTAAAACGCCAATATAGGTTCTGTAAGTTACTTTTTGTAAGTTAAAAAGGTCTGCAAAATCGTCAATATTGAAGGAAGTAGCTACAATTTTCTCAATTAAATATTTTGCAAGGATAAAATAGAGTAAAAAGGTGGCGATCTGAATAAATAAAATCCAGTCGGTTTTTTTAATACTATCGTCAAAAATATTCAACGTGAGCAGAATGAAAAAAGCAAACGAAATAACCTGAACGAAAAACAAGCCAATAGTAAAACTGCTTTTCAAATGGTTATTATCACGATAAATTTTTGCGTATTTATCAGAAAAAATAAGCTTACTAAATTCGCTGAATCTAGTTTCATAAGCTGATTTTGTCATTGCAACAACGGCAAAGGTCACCACAAATAAAAGTGTTGCCCAATCTTTGTTTTCGAGGATTCTGGGAGTAAGTTGTTCAATCATAACGACACAAAATTAGTAATTTTTTGTTTCAATACTTTTATTATAAATTTATTATGAATCAAATGCCATAAAAAGTTTACTTTTGCGGTGAAATTACCCAGAAAAATGAATGATTGTATTGTCATAATTCCCACTTACAACGAAATCGAAAATATTGAAAGTATAGTTAGAGCTGTTCTTTCACAACATAAACCTTTTCATCTCTTAATTGTTGATGATAATTCGCCAGATTTTACTGCAAATAAAGTAATTGCATTACAGGAAGAATTTCCAGACAGGTTGTTTTTAGAAAATAGAGCCAAAAAATCAGGTTTAGGAACTGCTTATGTTCACGGTTTCAGATGGGCTTTAGAACGTAATTATGATTTCATTTTTGAAATGGATGCTGATTTTTCCCATAATCCCAACGATCTTGAAAAATTATATGACGCCTGTCACTTTGGAGGCGCATCATTAGCTGTTGGATCTCGTTATGTAACGGGTGTAAATGTGGTAAACTGGCCTTTAAGCCGTGTCTTGATGTCTTATTTTGCTTCGGTTTATGTGAAATTTATTACCGGAATGAAAATTCATGATGCAACTGCAGGTTTTGTTTGTTATAAAAGAGAAGTTTTAGAGAAGATAAATCTGAACAAAATTAAGTTTGTTGGATATGCTTTTCAAATCGAAATGAAATATCGAACATATTGTGGTAAATTTGAAATAACAGAAGTTCCGATTATTTTTACGGATCGGACTAAAGGAGTTTCAAAAATGAGCAATGCCATTATCAAAGAAGCTATACTAGGAGTAATTTCTCTTCGATTAAAAAAATTATTCAATACATTATAAAGCCAGGGCGATGAACAGGATTTTAATTAAGAATGCTAAAATTGTAAACGAAGGATCAATTTTTGAAGGTGATGTTTTGATCGAAAACGACTTAATCGTTGAAATTTCAGACAGCATCAGCTTAAAAACATCTGATTGCAAAGTAATAGATGCCGAAGGAAGTTATTTAATGCCGGGAGCAATTGATGATCAGGTTCACTTTAGAGAACCGGGATTAACACACAAAGGAGATATAGAATCAGAATCGAGAGCGGCAGTTGCGGGTGGGATTACTTCTTTCATCGAACAGCCAAATACGGTTCCGAATGCGGTTACTCAGGAAATACTTGAAGATAAATACGTGATTGCTGCCGAAAAATCATTTGCGAATTATTCGTTTATGATGGGTGCAACCAATGATAATCTGGAAGAAGTTCTAAAAACGAATCCAAAGAATGTTGCCGGAATTAAGATTTTTTTAGGTTCTTCTACCGGAAATATGTTGGTTGATAAAGAAGAAACTTTAGAGAAAATCTTCTCAAGTACACCAATGTTAATTGCAGTTCATTGTGAAGATGAAACGACAATTCAAAATAATCTTGCAGCTTTTAAAGAAGAATACGGTGATGATATTCCGGTAACGGCGCATCATTTAATTCGTAGTGCCGAAGCTTGTTATATTTCATCTTCAAAAGCAGTTGCTTTAGCAAAAAAAACGGGAGCGCGTTTGCATATATTTCATCTTTCGACAGCGAAGGAAATGGAAT contains:
- the leuS gene encoding leucine--tRNA ligase, with the protein product MKYNPNEIEEKWQKYWAENQTFAASNNSEKPKHYVLDMFPYPSGAGLHVGHPLGYIASDVYSRFKRHQGFNVLHPMGYDSFGLPAEQYAIQTGQRPEDTTRVNIDGGVDKEGKQIAGYRKQLDKIGFSFDWSREVRTSNPDYYKHTQWIFIQLFNSWYCRKQGKAYDIAELVKVFEEEGNKLVEAVCDDNVAIFTAAEWNSYSEDQKEKILLQYRMTYLAETEVNWCPGLGTVLANDEIVNGVSERGGYPVIRKKMTQWSMRISAYAERLLQGLNNIDWSESIKESQRNWIGKSVGAMVSFNVKNHDEVIDVFTTRPDTIFGVTFMTLAPEHDLVGKITTLEQKATVEAYIEKTAKRSERERMADVKTISGVFTGAYAEHPFTKEAIPVWIGDYVLAGYGTGAVMAVPCGDERDYAFANFFNGQNGMAEIKNIFANVDISEAAYGSKDNVVIANSDFLNGLNYKEATQAVITALEKIGQGSGKTNYRLRDAVFSRQRYWGEPFPVYYVNGLPKMIDAQHLPIILPEVEKYLPTEDGLPPLGNAAVWAWDSKNNKVVNTDLVDNVTIFPLELNTMPGWAGSSWYWMRYMDAHNEDKFASAEALKYWESVDLYIGGSEHATGHLLYSRFWNKFLKDKGFAPTEEPFKKLINQGMILGTSAFVYRIEGTNSFVSKNKIGDHKVQPIHADVSMVNSSDELDVEKFKAWREDYADAEFITDDNGKYIVGREVEKMSKSKYNVVTPDDICAEYGADTLRLYEMFLGPLEQAKPWNTAGISGVFGFLKKLWRLYIDENNGLIVNNDEATKDNLKSLHKTIKKVAEDIENFSFNTSVSQFMICVNELSSQNCHSRAILEPLAILVSPYAPHIAEELWAQLGHTTSIATVDFPVFDAKHLVESSKEYPVSFNGKMRFTIELPLDLTAAQIEEIIMKDERTLKQLDGKTPNKVIIVPGKIINLVG
- a CDS encoding zinc metallopeptidase — protein: MGSGYLIIAGAIMLFSWLVSSKLKSKFELYSKLQLRNGMSGAEIAEKMLADNGIRDVRVISTPGQLTDHYNPSDKTVNLSEAVYNHRNAAAAAVAAHECGHAVQHSIGYEWLTMRSKLVPIVSVASNYVQWILLAGILMMRAFPQLLLIGIIIFAATTLFTIITLPVEYDASNRALAWLENKHMLTQEEQAGAKDALKWAARTYVVAAIGSIATLLYYISIYSGNRRN
- a CDS encoding Lrp/AsnC family transcriptional regulator, with translation MKINSLIIEIDGIDKEILRYLMDDARKPILQIANKIGISGAAIHQRLKKLEQSGVISGSKFTVNPKVLGYNTMAFIGIYLDKASRNSEAVKDLKKIPEVLECHYTTGNWSVLIKIICRDNEHLMQLLNTKIQAIEGVSRTETFISLDQQIDRQIQL
- a CDS encoding uroporphyrinogen-III synthase; translated protein: MKVKTILVSQPEPKVENSPYFELQQKHKIKIDFRPFIHVEGVSAKEIRLQKIDLNHYTAIILTSRNAVDHFFRVADEMRYKVPEGLKYFCQSEAVAFYLQKYVVYRKRKIYVGAKDFADLSPLIKKYKDEKFLLPASDQLNADAPITLNNLKVDWTQAIFYKTVMSDLSDLADVYYDVLAFFSPTGIKSLFKNFPDFKQNETRIAVFGSTTQKEALDYGLRIDILAPTPETPSMTMALEKYISEANKGK
- a CDS encoding DUF4271 domain-containing protein, yielding MIEQLTPRILENKDWATLLFVVTFAVVAMTKSAYETRFSEFSKLIFSDKYAKIYRDNNHLKSSFTIGLFFVQVISFAFFILLTLNIFDDSIKKTDWILFIQIATFLLYFILAKYLIEKIVATSFNIDDFADLFNLQKVTYRTYIGVLILPINAVLFYYDNIPQIIPLVIIGVSLCLSLYSYFISIKTYQNVIFSKLFYFILYLCALEIAPYYFLYYWITKGSA
- a CDS encoding polyprenol monophosphomannose synthase, which gives rise to MNDCIVIIPTYNEIENIESIVRAVLSQHKPFHLLIVDDNSPDFTANKVIALQEEFPDRLFLENRAKKSGLGTAYVHGFRWALERNYDFIFEMDADFSHNPNDLEKLYDACHFGGASLAVGSRYVTGVNVVNWPLSRVLMSYFASVYVKFITGMKIHDATAGFVCYKREVLEKINLNKIKFVGYAFQIEMKYRTYCGKFEITEVPIIFTDRTKGVSKMSNAIIKEAILGVISLRLKKLFNTL
- a CDS encoding dihydroorotase; translated protein: MNRILIKNAKIVNEGSIFEGDVLIENDLIVEISDSISLKTSDCKVIDAEGSYLMPGAIDDQVHFREPGLTHKGDIESESRAAVAGGITSFIEQPNTVPNAVTQEILEDKYVIAAEKSFANYSFMMGATNDNLEEVLKTNPKNVAGIKIFLGSSTGNMLVDKEETLEKIFSSTPMLIAVHCEDETTIQNNLAAFKEEYGDDIPVTAHHLIRSAEACYISSSKAVALAKKTGARLHIFHLSTAKEMELFTNKIPLEDKKITAEVCVHHLWFTDEDYKTKGNFIKWNPAIKTAEDRAELWKALNDGRIDVIATDHAPHTKEEKMQSYLKAPSGGPLVQHAVVAMFEAHHQGKITVEKIVEKMCHNPAKIFKIEKRGFIKEGYFADLVIVNPSLPWSVKPENILYKCGWSPFENFTFKSRITHTFVNGEMVYNNFKVKDIRAGKRLLFDR